The following coding sequences are from one Capsicum annuum cultivar UCD-10X-F1 chromosome 3, UCD10Xv1.1, whole genome shotgun sequence window:
- the LOC107864878 gene encoding uncharacterized protein LOC107864878 has translation MNSETSFLIPPIFNGENYQAWTIRMMVNLEALDLWETVEEDYEVTPLGDNPTVNPMRLHKIMQMKSAAEIWEYLEKEYQGNERVQNMQVMNLIQEFEMKRMKESETIKDYADQLLDLANKVRLFGRDFTDERIVQKILVTLPEKYEAIISSLENSKNLSSITLAKLVNALRALEQRRIMKKAGSVEDVFQAKS, from the exons ATGAATTCTGAAACAAGCTTTCTAATTCCACCCATCTTCAATGGTGAGAATTATCAAGCTTGGACAATTAGAATGATGGTTAATCTTGAAGCACTGGATCTATGGGAAACAGTAGAAGAGGACTATGAAGTAACTCCTCTTGGAGATAATCCAACAGTGAATCCGATGAGACTTCACAA AATTATGCAAATGAAGTCCGCTGCAGAAATTTGGGAGTATCTTGAAAAGGAATACCAAGGAAACGAAAGAGTTCAAAATATGCAAGTGATGAATCTGATTCAGGAATTTGAAATGAAGAGAATGAAAGAATCAGAAACCATAAAAGATTATGCAGATCAACTACTTGACTTAGCCAACAAGGTGAGATTATTTGGTAGGGATTTTACTGATGAAAGAATTGTTCAAAAAATTCTTGTCACACTTCCTGAGAAATATGAAGCCATAATCTCTTCTTTAGAGAATTCTAAGAATCTGTCAAGCATTACCTTGGCAAAACTTGTTAATGCTTTGCGGGCATTGGAACAAAGAAGAATAATGAAGAAAGCAGGTTCGGTTGAAGATGTTTTTCAAGCTAAATCATAG